In Acidimicrobiales bacterium, a single window of DNA contains:
- a CDS encoding ABC transporter substrate-binding protein codes for MKLGECFRTSARTTMVAATAVVVALSALTVSGCGTREPYSKLLKAQAGTPVAGGQGAAGPSSGAPSTDAGGSGASQSQAAPGSPVTSAGGAGTSQSASGGGGGPTASGARSGSIGAGQPTASHACSSSQPTIVIGSVGEQSGIAGAAVAAGPRAVAAWVAYINAQGGVACHPLKYVIADDGGSPSQNQALTEQLVDQDHVVAFVQNDAPLAAAGSEQFLASHKIPVIGSEGAEQFYYDHPNFFPESASGDALVYSVFAGMAQELTPSQKAHVGVLSCVEAAECSVYAQQAPADTQKIGLTLVYNGTGSLSAPNFTSQCQAAEQAGVTALLVALDPNSIHRAASSCAGINFHPQLATAAQTTTPDMAGDANLNGLDTELGYVPWTATNIPSVALFQKVMSQYGAGVPLDGSSIQGWVTAQMFLAGESNLPPGNITSAQILAGMDSIKNNDLGGITNPLTFTAGQNAPVGICWFQVKLENGTFVSPNGGHRTCES; via the coding sequence GTGAAGCTGGGGGAATGCTTCAGGACTAGTGCTCGAACCACGATGGTGGCGGCAACAGCGGTGGTCGTCGCGTTGTCCGCGCTGACCGTGTCCGGCTGCGGTACCCGGGAGCCTTACTCGAAGTTGCTGAAGGCCCAGGCGGGCACCCCTGTGGCCGGCGGGCAGGGCGCCGCGGGACCTTCGAGTGGCGCTCCGAGCACAGATGCCGGCGGGAGCGGCGCGTCGCAGTCCCAGGCCGCGCCCGGGTCACCGGTCACGTCTGCGGGAGGAGCCGGCACGTCGCAATCAGCGTCAGGAGGTGGAGGCGGGCCTACTGCGAGCGGGGCCCGATCCGGTTCGATCGGCGCGGGACAGCCGACCGCTTCGCACGCTTGCAGTTCTTCGCAACCTACGATCGTGATCGGCAGCGTCGGCGAGCAGTCCGGAATCGCCGGAGCCGCCGTTGCGGCGGGGCCGCGGGCAGTCGCCGCATGGGTCGCTTACATCAACGCTCAAGGCGGCGTGGCCTGCCATCCGCTGAAGTACGTCATCGCCGACGACGGCGGCAGCCCTTCGCAGAACCAGGCACTCACCGAACAACTGGTCGACCAGGATCACGTCGTCGCCTTCGTTCAGAACGATGCACCCCTGGCCGCTGCCGGCAGCGAACAGTTCCTCGCGTCCCACAAGATCCCGGTCATCGGGAGCGAGGGAGCGGAGCAGTTCTACTACGACCACCCCAACTTCTTTCCCGAGTCGGCCAGTGGCGACGCGCTCGTGTACTCGGTGTTCGCAGGGATGGCGCAGGAGCTCACCCCTAGCCAGAAGGCCCACGTAGGGGTCCTCTCGTGCGTTGAAGCCGCCGAGTGCTCCGTGTACGCGCAGCAGGCCCCGGCAGACACCCAAAAGATCGGCTTGACACTCGTGTACAACGGCACCGGTTCGCTGAGTGCCCCGAACTTCACCTCGCAGTGTCAGGCGGCAGAGCAGGCCGGTGTGACCGCCCTGCTGGTGGCACTCGACCCGAACAGCATTCACCGGGCCGCATCGTCGTGTGCCGGGATCAACTTCCATCCGCAACTGGCGACCGCCGCCCAGACGACGACGCCGGACATGGCGGGTGATGCGAACCTCAACGGTCTCGACACCGAGCTGGGTTACGTGCCGTGGACGGCTACCAATATTCCGTCGGTTGCTCTGTTCCAGAAGGTGATGAGCCAGTACGGCGCCGGGGTTCCGCTCGACGGTTCGTCGATCCAGGGGTGGGTGACCGCGCAGATGTTCCTGGCGGGGGAGTCGAATCTTCCGCCCGGGAACATCACCTCGGCGCAGATCCTGGCCGGGATGGACAGCATCAAGAACAACGACCTCGGTGGGATCACCAACCCGCTGACGTTCACCGCAGGGCAGAACGCCCCGGTCGGCATCTGCTGGTTCCAGGTCAAGCTGGAGAACGGCACCTTCGTGAGCCCAAATGGCGGTCACCGCACGTGCGAGTCCTGA
- a CDS encoding molybdopterin-dependent oxidoreductase produces the protein MTRSVHSYCRQCLAVCGLILTVEGDQIVAVRGDPEHPVTHGYTCAKGRALGAMHHAPDRLNEPLVRHGDRLIPVSWDEFFADLAARLLRVVEESGPDAVGTYFGSLSGWDPAGRAVAETLHRALGSRSRYTSTTTDCPAKPLVAQAVLGHGAITPLPDLESTALLLLIGTNPVVSHGHTWALPDPVVAIRTVRRRGEVWVVDPRTTETARLASRHLACRAGTDHALLGHLMRELLASGCDRSYLDAYCMGVDELRAAVERFDAPFTADVTGLQPSELAELVAAIRRAGRISVVTGTGATMGANANLTEWFAAALTLVTGSFDRPGGVWCNPGLLARLDESGIGTHKSKPPQPGPPSRPELPRRFGQYPCAAMADEIESGHLRALLSLAGNPAVAFADSARVTAAFRSLEVLAVADIRHTATTDLATHVMPCADPLERADVTSGVELYQPLVAGQYVSAVVRLKAARRPLWWIIGQLGLRLGHDVMPGALDVDDPAVDDDAVLDAVVGAGGVNTLRAVPSGVTAPTRRFGWLLERANRPRFQLAPSELVGELSRAEPPAPLMLIPRRQGRHLNSWFPPAGLRQDDPFLLIHPSDAAEAGLSDGGRARVKSAAGTLVATVSIDGGVARGHVSFPHGFDPPSGPLVSALISSVDVDPLTGMVRQSGVPVNLEPQLEVHAGGA, from the coding sequence ATGACTCGATCCGTCCACAGCTACTGCCGCCAGTGCCTGGCGGTGTGCGGGCTCATCCTCACCGTCGAAGGTGACCAGATCGTCGCCGTGCGAGGTGACCCTGAACATCCCGTGACCCACGGCTACACGTGCGCCAAAGGCCGTGCCCTGGGCGCAATGCACCACGCACCCGACAGGCTGAACGAGCCACTGGTCCGGCATGGTGACCGGCTGATCCCGGTGTCGTGGGACGAATTCTTCGCCGATCTGGCCGCCAGGCTCTTGCGCGTCGTAGAGGAGTCCGGACCGGATGCCGTCGGCACCTACTTCGGGTCACTTTCTGGGTGGGACCCGGCTGGCCGGGCCGTAGCGGAGACACTCCACCGCGCGCTCGGGTCGCGCAGCCGCTATACGTCCACGACGACGGACTGTCCCGCGAAGCCGCTTGTGGCCCAGGCGGTGCTCGGTCACGGCGCGATCACGCCGCTACCCGACCTCGAGTCCACTGCGCTGCTCCTCCTGATCGGCACCAATCCGGTCGTTTCACATGGGCACACCTGGGCCCTGCCGGATCCTGTCGTTGCAATCCGAACAGTTCGACGACGCGGCGAGGTGTGGGTGGTCGACCCTCGCACCACCGAAACTGCGCGTCTTGCCAGCCGCCACCTCGCGTGCCGCGCCGGAACGGATCACGCCCTTCTGGGGCACCTGATGCGAGAGCTGCTAGCCAGTGGTTGCGACCGGAGCTACCTCGATGCCTACTGCATGGGGGTCGACGAGCTTCGCGCTGCGGTCGAACGGTTCGATGCTCCTTTCACGGCCGACGTGACGGGCCTGCAACCGTCCGAGCTCGCCGAGCTAGTGGCTGCGATCCGGCGCGCCGGGCGGATCTCCGTTGTTACTGGCACTGGAGCCACCATGGGCGCCAACGCGAACCTGACCGAATGGTTCGCGGCCGCGCTCACGCTCGTGACCGGTTCGTTCGATCGTCCCGGTGGGGTGTGGTGCAATCCCGGACTGCTCGCCCGCCTCGACGAGTCCGGAATCGGGACGCACAAGAGCAAACCGCCCCAGCCCGGACCGCCGAGCCGTCCCGAACTGCCTAGGCGATTCGGCCAATACCCGTGCGCGGCGATGGCGGACGAGATCGAGAGCGGACACCTCCGTGCTTTGCTCTCGCTCGCAGGCAACCCCGCCGTCGCGTTTGCCGACTCTGCCCGTGTGACTGCCGCGTTCCGCAGCCTTGAAGTCCTTGCGGTCGCCGACATCCGCCACACCGCGACCACCGACCTGGCCACACACGTCATGCCCTGCGCCGACCCGCTCGAACGAGCTGACGTGACCTCCGGCGTCGAGCTTTACCAGCCACTCGTCGCCGGGCAGTACGTCAGCGCGGTAGTGCGCCTGAAAGCGGCGCGGCGCCCGTTGTGGTGGATCATCGGTCAGCTCGGGCTGCGCCTCGGTCACGACGTGATGCCGGGGGCGCTTGATGTCGATGATCCGGCCGTGGATGACGACGCTGTTCTCGATGCCGTGGTGGGCGCCGGCGGCGTCAACACGTTGCGCGCCGTTCCGAGCGGCGTGACCGCTCCGACCCGCCGCTTCGGTTGGCTGCTCGAGCGGGCAAACCGGCCGCGCTTTCAACTCGCCCCATCGGAGCTCGTAGGGGAGCTGTCCCGTGCTGAGCCTCCCGCTCCGCTAATGCTGATACCTCGACGGCAAGGACGTCACCTCAACTCGTGGTTCCCCCCGGCTGGGCTACGCCAGGACGATCCCTTTCTGCTGATCCATCCCAGCGACGCGGCGGAAGCGGGGTTGAGCGACGGAGGCCGAGCCCGTGTAAAGAGTGCGGCTGGGACGCTGGTGGCGACCGTTTCGATCGATGGCGGGGTTGCCCGTGGGCATGTGTCGTTTCCCCACGGCTTCGATCCTCCCTCCGGTCCGCTCGTCAGCGCTCTTATCTCGTCGGTCGACGTCGACCCGCTTACCGGGATGGTTCGCCAGTCCGGCGTCCCGGTCAACCTCGAACCCCAGCTCGAGGTGCATGCCGGAGGAGCGTAG
- a CDS encoding acyl-CoA dehydrogenase family protein, giving the protein MSPPIEPRCTEELVAPNRHDVRAWSREAWSNATTVREWWRRLAEAGLSQPQWPAPHGLGWSSAEARVVIEELAALGTIAPPEGGVAATLAAPTLLAHGSPDQRDRYLPSIARGLESWCQLFSEPGAGSDLPSLATRAVRDRHGWVVTGQKLWSSNAHLARRGLLLARTLHPTSGRTGISYFVLDMGQPGVEVRPIKQMDGISRFCEVFLDGARVPGGDLIGELHRGWEVARTTLAYERANAAGRSARGLTFVPSGEIAGFLDRRVKEVIAAERHRAGTFTGRAVPARRLAQLARDRGCADDPEIRERIGGYLILTEVNRFGQRPRPSPHPSITKLLVSRICHTSREVSYAVLGAAGMLDGIDAPFGGDLQRVGLGSFGVSIGGGTDEIQRNHLAEQVLGLPRAGGVPETVVHPGVRDG; this is encoded by the coding sequence TTGAGCCCGCCGATCGAGCCCCGCTGCACCGAGGAGCTCGTTGCGCCCAACCGTCACGACGTTCGGGCATGGAGCAGGGAGGCGTGGTCGAACGCGACGACGGTGCGTGAATGGTGGCGCCGGCTGGCTGAAGCGGGCCTGTCCCAGCCCCAGTGGCCTGCACCCCACGGCCTTGGATGGTCGAGCGCCGAGGCGCGCGTCGTCATCGAGGAACTCGCTGCGTTGGGCACGATCGCGCCGCCCGAGGGAGGTGTTGCGGCGACTCTCGCTGCGCCGACCCTGCTCGCCCACGGGTCGCCCGACCAGCGGGACCGGTACCTGCCGTCCATCGCCAGGGGTCTCGAATCGTGGTGTCAGCTGTTCAGCGAGCCCGGGGCAGGGTCGGACCTGCCCAGTCTTGCGACCAGGGCGGTTCGCGACCGTCACGGCTGGGTGGTAACCGGGCAGAAGCTGTGGAGCTCGAATGCTCACCTCGCTCGACGCGGCCTGCTCCTGGCGCGGACCCTTCATCCGACGAGCGGGCGCACCGGCATCAGCTACTTCGTGTTGGACATGGGCCAACCCGGGGTCGAGGTCCGACCCATCAAGCAGATGGACGGCATCTCACGGTTCTGCGAGGTCTTCCTCGACGGCGCCCGGGTCCCCGGCGGCGATCTGATCGGCGAGCTGCACCGCGGCTGGGAGGTGGCGCGAACGACGCTGGCCTATGAACGGGCCAACGCGGCCGGCCGTTCGGCGCGTGGCCTCACCTTCGTCCCCTCGGGCGAGATCGCCGGTTTCCTGGACCGTCGCGTGAAGGAGGTGATCGCCGCGGAACGCCACAGGGCTGGGACGTTCACGGGCCGCGCGGTACCTGCCCGGCGACTGGCGCAGCTCGCTCGCGATCGAGGCTGTGCTGACGACCCCGAGATTCGTGAACGCATCGGTGGCTACCTGATACTCACCGAGGTCAATCGGTTCGGCCAGCGGCCCCGGCCGTCGCCGCACCCATCGATCACCAAGCTTCTCGTGTCCAGGATCTGCCACACCTCGCGAGAGGTCTCGTACGCGGTCCTTGGAGCTGCGGGCATGCTGGACGGTATAGACGCGCCGTTCGGGGGCGACCTTCAGCGGGTTGGACTCGGGAGCTTCGGCGTGAGCATCGGTGGCGGTACCGACGAGATCCAGCGCAACCACCTCGCGGAGCAGGTTCTAGGTCTGCCCCGCGCCGGCGGTGTTCCGGAGACGGTTGTACATCCGGGAGTGCGCGACGGATGA
- a CDS encoding ABC transporter substrate-binding protein: MSFHTRLGRASAVLVVAAFVSTACGSSTKSSSTGVAKSTSASSGASALGRPDKATGTPVKVGLISDGKSDTIDDTPEITAAQASTTYINAYRGGVNGHPIDLLVCQTHQTPAGATDCATQMVNNKVVAVLYGVSGQGGSIFKGLQGSNIPLIALGTIDQDTLLKPGAFALANLVSSVIAGPAGVARAKGVKHAAVVVIDVPAASGPVKALGGAFYKNAGVSLDVVTVPPGTADMTPQIQAELAKNPGQFAIVGDQGFCTSALKAIKTLGFSGPIVINPECIDTNTAASIPGGYAGITVSSWNTSTDHTTPDYKLYSAVMDTYANGSPKGGVAPGGYMVVRAFADVMGQTTGDVTPANVMSTFSSMSSPVAFQMGGGTTFQCGTKPVAFVPNVCAAKVLQGVLDAQGNSSNFQVLDTSDLTKLG, translated from the coding sequence ATGTCATTCCACACCCGACTAGGTCGAGCCAGTGCAGTGCTCGTGGTGGCCGCCTTTGTCAGCACCGCGTGCGGCTCTTCGACCAAGTCATCCTCGACCGGAGTCGCCAAGTCGACGTCCGCGAGTAGCGGCGCGAGCGCGCTCGGCAGGCCGGACAAGGCCACCGGCACACCCGTCAAGGTGGGCCTCATCAGCGATGGTAAGAGCGACACCATCGACGACACGCCCGAGATCACCGCCGCGCAGGCAAGCACCACGTACATCAACGCCTACCGGGGCGGCGTCAATGGCCACCCGATCGATCTCCTCGTGTGCCAAACCCATCAGACTCCGGCCGGCGCTACCGACTGCGCTACCCAGATGGTCAACAACAAAGTCGTCGCCGTCCTGTACGGCGTGAGCGGCCAGGGTGGCAGCATCTTCAAGGGACTTCAGGGCTCGAACATCCCGCTGATCGCGCTAGGCACCATTGATCAGGACACGTTGCTCAAGCCGGGTGCATTTGCCTTGGCGAACCTCGTGTCCAGCGTCATCGCCGGTCCCGCGGGTGTTGCCCGCGCAAAAGGAGTCAAGCACGCTGCCGTCGTCGTCATCGACGTGCCCGCTGCCAGCGGTCCGGTCAAGGCACTCGGCGGGGCTTTCTACAAGAACGCCGGCGTCTCTCTAGACGTGGTCACGGTCCCCCCTGGCACAGCAGACATGACCCCCCAGATCCAGGCTGAGCTAGCCAAGAACCCTGGCCAGTTCGCCATCGTCGGCGACCAAGGCTTCTGCACCAGCGCGCTCAAAGCCATCAAGACCCTTGGATTCAGCGGTCCCATCGTCATAAACCCCGAGTGCATCGACACCAACACAGCCGCGTCGATCCCTGGTGGATACGCAGGCATCACGGTCTCATCGTGGAACACCTCTACGGACCACACGACCCCGGACTACAAGCTGTACTCGGCTGTCATGGACACCTATGCCAACGGTTCGCCAAAGGGCGGAGTCGCCCCGGGCGGGTACATGGTTGTTCGGGCATTCGCCGATGTCATGGGCCAGACGACGGGCGATGTCACGCCAGCGAACGTGATGAGCACCTTCTCGTCGATGTCCAGTCCCGTTGCGTTCCAGATGGGAGGCGGGACGACCTTCCAATGCGGGACGAAGCCCGTGGCGTTCGTCCCCAACGTGTGCGCGGCCAAGGTCCTCCAAGGAGTTCTCGACGCGCAGGGGAACAGTTCGAACTTCCAGGTCCTGGACACCTCGGATCTTACGAAGCTCGGCTAA
- a CDS encoding ABC transporter ATP-binding protein: MSTPLLETRGLAAGYGRVTVVQPTDLSVDAGTVLAVLGPNGAGKTTLLATVAGLLPSRAGSVVVAGETIKSGRPDAASRAGIVLVPDDRALFAGLTVKENLRVAARRGRAIDTVVELFPSLRARWRLTAGQLSGGEQQMLAIARALVQAPRVLLLDEMSMGLAPVIVESLLPVVRRVADEFDAVVILVEQHVGLALDLADQAVVLVHGEVMLRDSAENLRADRSRLESAYLGVALSTAAN; the protein is encoded by the coding sequence ATGAGCACGCCGCTGCTCGAGACACGCGGCCTCGCCGCCGGGTACGGGCGTGTCACCGTCGTCCAACCGACGGACCTCTCGGTCGACGCAGGGACGGTCCTCGCCGTCCTCGGCCCGAACGGCGCCGGGAAGACCACGCTGCTTGCCACCGTCGCCGGGCTGCTGCCGAGCCGTGCCGGCTCCGTAGTCGTCGCCGGCGAGACGATCAAATCCGGCCGTCCCGATGCGGCATCCCGGGCGGGCATCGTTCTCGTTCCGGACGACCGAGCGCTCTTCGCAGGCCTTACCGTAAAGGAGAACCTCCGGGTTGCAGCCAGGCGCGGCCGAGCTATCGACACTGTCGTCGAACTTTTCCCGTCGCTCCGCGCGAGGTGGCGGCTCACCGCGGGACAGCTATCGGGCGGCGAGCAACAGATGCTCGCGATCGCCCGTGCGCTGGTGCAGGCGCCTCGGGTCCTCCTCCTTGACGAGATGAGCATGGGCCTGGCGCCAGTGATTGTCGAGAGCCTCTTGCCGGTCGTGCGCCGTGTCGCGGACGAATTCGATGCGGTCGTGATCCTCGTGGAACAGCACGTTGGCCTGGCGCTCGACCTTGCAGACCAAGCCGTCGTGCTCGTGCACGGCGAAGTGATGCTCAGGGACTCGGCGGAGAACCTGCGCGCAGACAGATCCCGTCTCGAATCCGCCTATCTCGGCGTTGCCCTATCCACCGCAGCCAACTGA
- a CDS encoding branched-chain amino acid ABC transporter permease/ATP-binding protein gives MDQYVIFLLLGLANGAVFAALALSLVVTYRSSGVVNFATGAVALVTAYTYAFLRQGKLLVLLPGLPQSVDVGVHGFWPAATLALGAAALLGLLLYVLIFRPLRTAPAMARAVASIGVMVILTSLMTQRVGVNPVTVGPILPTRIWTVGGVRLSSDRVWFAAVILAFAAALAAAYRFTPFGLRTRAAADNERGAYLSGIHPDRLAAVNWMISAVVAGISGILIAPIVPLAPLSYTLFIVPALAAAILGGFQRLLPAVCAGLAIGMLQSEVTYLHSRHSWLPSSGLPELVPLALILAVLVVRARPLPARGALIQRSLGRAPRPRRITLSAVMWAVAGAGVLAALHGSWRAALVTSLVFSVISLSLVVVTGYAGQISLAQLTLAGVAGFLLGPLTTSWHVPFPIAPLMAALAAAGIGVIVGLPALRVRGLPLAVVTLSLAVAVEALWFHNTDLVPANGKDIAGPTLLGLDLRAHVGTDFPRLSFSLIVLGTLVVVAVGVAKLRTSSLGSEMLAVRANERSAAGSGINVVRVKILAFGISAFVAGLGGALLAYEQSNVTFDSFTVFVGIALFAVAYLAGITSVAGGVLAGLLVSNGLIDTAIQRWLSLGNWYTTLTSVLLVFTVIRNPEGIVGPVHSLLDRWAPRRSSISASRAQLKVVRPEAASVESSSLSVRNVSVHYGGVVAVDNVSFDVRPGAIVGVIGPNGAGKTTLLDAITGFAPALGSIALGGTALDGRAPYERVRSGLARTFQHVELYDDLSVSENVAVGRARRGDRELASLLNVVDLADVANCPAGELSQGRRQLVSIARALASNPDVLLLDEPAAGLDSSESVWLGTRLRGIRDAGTTIVLVDHDMHLVLSLCDEVHVLVFGKLVASGPPHVISADADVAAAYLGETHAAQPTGAA, from the coding sequence AGTCCGTGGACGTCGGGGTCCACGGGTTCTGGCCGGCCGCGACGTTGGCGCTAGGCGCGGCCGCACTGCTCGGGTTGCTCTTGTACGTGTTGATCTTTCGGCCCCTACGTACTGCACCGGCGATGGCGCGCGCAGTGGCGTCGATCGGCGTGATGGTGATTCTCACGAGCCTCATGACCCAGCGCGTGGGCGTCAACCCGGTCACCGTCGGCCCGATCCTGCCGACACGGATCTGGACTGTCGGAGGAGTCCGCCTGTCGAGCGACCGGGTGTGGTTTGCGGCGGTGATCCTTGCTTTCGCCGCTGCTCTGGCGGCCGCCTATCGCTTCACCCCGTTCGGGTTGCGGACAAGGGCCGCGGCCGACAACGAGCGCGGGGCGTACCTGAGCGGGATCCACCCCGACCGGCTCGCCGCGGTGAACTGGATGATCAGCGCGGTAGTGGCGGGCATCTCCGGCATCTTGATTGCGCCGATCGTCCCGTTGGCCCCTTTGTCGTACACGCTCTTCATCGTCCCGGCGCTGGCGGCCGCGATCCTTGGTGGGTTCCAGCGGCTGCTGCCAGCTGTGTGTGCGGGGCTGGCGATCGGGATGCTGCAGTCGGAGGTCACCTACCTGCACAGCCGGCACAGCTGGCTCCCGTCCTCCGGGCTTCCCGAGCTCGTGCCGCTGGCGTTGATCCTGGCGGTTCTCGTGGTGCGGGCGCGGCCGCTGCCGGCCCGAGGAGCGTTGATCCAGCGCTCGCTCGGACGCGCGCCTCGGCCCCGCCGCATCACCCTCAGCGCTGTGATGTGGGCCGTCGCCGGCGCCGGCGTTCTCGCCGCCCTCCATGGCTCGTGGCGGGCCGCTCTGGTTACCAGCTTGGTCTTCAGCGTGATCTCGCTCTCGCTCGTGGTGGTCACGGGATACGCCGGGCAGATTTCGCTCGCCCAGCTCACCCTCGCAGGCGTGGCCGGGTTCCTGCTTGGCCCCCTCACCACCAGCTGGCATGTTCCGTTCCCGATCGCACCCCTGATGGCGGCGCTCGCCGCCGCCGGAATTGGCGTGATCGTCGGGCTCCCGGCGCTGAGGGTGCGCGGACTGCCGCTCGCTGTCGTCACGCTCAGTCTCGCCGTCGCGGTCGAGGCGTTGTGGTTCCACAACACCGACCTGGTGCCGGCCAACGGCAAAGACATCGCCGGCCCCACATTGCTCGGCCTGGACCTCCGAGCCCACGTGGGGACGGACTTTCCACGGTTGTCGTTCTCCCTCATCGTGCTGGGCACCCTCGTAGTCGTCGCCGTCGGCGTCGCCAAGCTCAGAACCAGCAGCCTCGGCTCGGAAATGCTGGCCGTGCGAGCAAATGAGAGATCCGCCGCAGGTTCGGGCATCAATGTCGTGCGGGTCAAGATCCTGGCGTTCGGCATCAGCGCGTTCGTAGCCGGACTCGGCGGTGCCCTGCTGGCCTACGAGCAGAGCAACGTCACCTTCGACTCCTTCACGGTCTTCGTCGGGATCGCGCTCTTCGCTGTCGCATACCTAGCCGGGATCACCTCGGTCGCGGGTGGTGTCCTCGCTGGACTCCTGGTGAGCAACGGACTCATCGACACGGCGATCCAGCGCTGGCTGTCCCTGGGCAACTGGTACACGACCTTGACCAGCGTGCTGCTCGTGTTCACCGTGATCCGCAACCCGGAGGGGATCGTGGGTCCCGTTCACTCGCTGCTCGACCGGTGGGCTCCACGGCGATCGTCCATCAGTGCATCCCGTGCGCAGCTCAAGGTCGTCCGGCCGGAGGCAGCGAGCGTCGAATCGTCGTCGCTGTCGGTGCGGAATGTCTCGGTGCACTACGGAGGCGTGGTCGCAGTCGACAACGTCAGCTTCGATGTGCGCCCGGGGGCGATAGTCGGCGTCATCGGGCCGAACGGCGCGGGCAAGACGACTCTGCTCGACGCCATCACCGGGTTCGCGCCGGCCTTGGGCTCAATCGCGTTGGGCGGAACTGCTCTGGACGGCCGCGCTCCTTACGAACGCGTCCGGTCCGGACTTGCTCGAACCTTCCAGCACGTCGAGCTGTATGACGATCTGTCTGTATCCGAAAACGTTGCCGTGGGCCGGGCCCGGCGCGGCGACCGCGAGCTCGCCTCGTTGCTCAACGTCGTCGATCTGGCCGACGTCGCCAACTGCCCCGCAGGCGAGTTGTCGCAAGGGCGCCGCCAGCTGGTCTCGATCGCCCGCGCGCTCGCATCGAACCCGGACGTGCTCCTTCTCGACGAGCCAGCCGCGGGGCTGGACAGCTCCGAGAGCGTCTGGCTGGGGACGCGCCTGCGCGGGATCCGCGACGCTGGCACGACCATCGTGCTCGTGGACCACGACATGCATCTCGTGCTGAGCCTCTGCGACGAGGTCCACGTCCTGGTCTTCGGCAAGCTCGTGGCCAGCGGACCGCCGCATGTGATCAGCGCGGACGCCGACGTCGCGGCTGCGTACCTCGGAGAGACCCATGCCGCTCAGCCGACGGGCGCGGCATGA